One genomic segment of Helianthus annuus cultivar XRQ/B chromosome 14, HanXRQr2.0-SUNRISE, whole genome shotgun sequence includes these proteins:
- the LOC110884245 gene encoding DELLA protein GAI produces the protein MKRGRERKKETKTSSSSPPAKPKDLTQTLPDSGGMDELLEVLGYKVKSTDMADVAQKLEQLEMVMGEDGVSQLADTVHYNPSDLSGWYQSMLSEINNTGSDVVSSSADFDITLPGDASTTMIDFSNNNVTNGQQTSNMYDDDPYDLRAIAGGAIYGISSTDESLEGRNGIKRMKSAGSDEIIDVPPESPRPVVLVDSQEAGIRLVHTLMACAEAVQQNNMKLADALVKHVGILVASQAGAMAKVARYFASALAQRIYKIYPRESLEDLHMHFYESCPYLKFAHFTANQAILEAFAGATRVHVIDFSLNQGMQWPALMQALALRNGGPPAFRLTGIGPPQPDNTDALQQVGWKLAQLADTIGVEFEFRGFVANSLADIDAGMLDIRPTDEEVVAVNSVFELHRLLARPGAVDKVLNSMKDMKPKIVTIVEQESNHNDAVFLDRFNEALHYYSTMFDSLESSALTQSNSLDLEMSEVYLGRQICNVVACEGTERIERHETLTQWRTRMNSAGFNPVHLGSNAFKQASMLLALFAGGDGYRVEENDGCLMLGWHTRPLIATSAWQPGSVVET, from the coding sequence ATGAAGAGAGGTCGTGAGCGTAAGAAAGAAACCAAAACCTCATCATCAAGTCCTCCAGCAAAGCCAAAAGATCTAACCCAGACGTTGCCAGATTCCGGAGGAATGGACGAGCTGTTGGAAGTATTGGGTTACAAGGTCAAGTCAACGGACATGGCTGATGTAGCTCAGAAGCTTGAGCAGCTTGAAATGGTGATGGGTGAAGATGGGGTTTCACAGCTGGCTGATACTGTTCATTACAACCCGTCTGATCTTTcgggttggtatcagagcatgctTTCTGAGATTAACAACACCGGTTCGGATGTTGTTTCGTCTTCTGCTGATTTTGATATCACTCTTCCTGGCGATGCGTCTACTACCATGATTGATTTTTCCAATAATAATGTAACTAATGGGCAGCAGACAAGTAATATGTACGATGATGATCCGTACGACTTGCGTGCGATTGCCGGGGGAGCTATTTACGGCATTAGCTCCACCGACGAGTCGTTGGAGGGTAGAAATGGAATTAAGCGAATGAAATCCGCTGGATCTGATGAAATAATTGATGTACCACCCGAGTCACCACGCCCAGTGGTGCTTGTGGATTCACAAGAAGCCGGTATACGATTAGTGCACACGCTGATGGCGTGTGCTGAAGCCGTACAACAAAATAACATGAAACTTGCGGATGCTCTGGTCAAACACGTCGGGATTTTGGTGGCGTCGCAGGCCGGAGCGATGGCCAAAGTCGCCAGGTACTTTGCCAGCGCTCTGGCTCAGCGAATTTACAAGATCTACCCTCGAGAGTCGCTTGAGGATTTACATATGCATTTTTACGAGAGTTGTCCGTACCTCAAATTCGCTCATTTCACGGCGAATCAAGCGATCCTGGAAGCGTTCGCGGGCGCGACACGCGTCCACGTCATCGATTTCAGTTTAAATCAAGGTATGCAATGGCCAGCGCTTATGCAAGCGTTGGCCTTGCGTAACGGCGGTCCACCGGCTTTTCGTTTAACTGGGATTGGACCGCCGCAACCGGATAACACTGACGCTTTACAGCAAGTCGGATGGAAACTAGCTCAATTAGCCGACACGATTGGAGTTGAATTCGAGTTTAGAGGTTTTGTGGCTAATTCGTTGGCGGATATCGACGCTGGTATGCTCGATATCCGCCCAACGGATGAGGAAGTGGTGGCGGTGAACTCGGTTTTCGAGCTTCACCGCCTCCTTGCACGGCCAGGGGCCGTTGATAAAGTGTTGAATTCTATGAAAGATATGAAACCCAAGATAGTGACTATTGTGGAACAGGAATCGAATCACAACGACGCCGTTTTTCTAGACAGGTTTAACGAGGCGTTACATTACTACTCAACAATGTTTGACTCGTTGGAGAGTTCCGCGTTGACTCAGTCGAACAGTCTAGATTTGGAGATGTCGGAAGTGTATTTAGGTCGCCAGATATGTAACGTGGTGGCTTGTGAAGGTACCGAACGAATCGAACGGCATGAGACGCTGACTCAGTGGCGAACTCGGATGAACTCTGCCGGGTTTAACCCGGTGCATCTTGGATCCAACGCGTTTAAACAAGCGAGTATGCTTTTGGCTTTGTTCGCGGGCGGCGATGGGTACAGGGTGGAAGAAAACGACGGGTGCTTGATGCTGGGGTGGCACACTAGACCATTGATTGCAACTTCAGCTTGGCAACCTGGCAGTGTGGTTGAAACGTGA